TAGCGACGTCGGCGCGTTCGAGCGATTTACGGGCCATGATGACGGATAACTTCTCGGCCATCTCGGTCGTCTTGCCCTTTCGCCGGATTCCCGCCGTGTCGATCAGCGTGTAATCTTGTCCGTCAACCGTTAGATGCGTGTCGATCGAATCGCGTGTGGTTCCGGCGATCGGCGAAACGATAACGCGTTCCTCACCCAGCAATTTATTGAGCAGCGAAGATTTACCGACATTCGGACGGCCGATGATCGCGAGTTTTATGTCCTCGCTCTTTTCTTCCTCGACCTCTTCCTCAAACTCAAGATGATCAAAAACCAGATCGAGCAGATCGCCGATACCTGTGCCGTGCTCAGCCGAGATCGGAGCGATCTCAAAGCCAAACTGGTAAAACTCACCTGCTTCATTCTCAACCGTTCGCGATTCGCATTTATTGGCAGCGATAATGATCGGTTTCCCAGTGTTGCGGAGCAGAACGCCAAGTTCCTCATCGAGCGGTATCACACCGGCCCGCGAATCGAGAACCCAGATGATCGCCACCGATTCATCGATCGCGAACGATGCCTGTTTAAAGATGTTCGACGGGATAATGGCTTCGTCATCGGGCACGATCCCACCTGTGTCGACCAGGCGAAAAGTCTTTGCCCTCCAGTCGACATCGCCAAACATACGGTCGCGCGTAATGCCAGGCTCATCGCCCACGATCGCCTTGCGGGCGCCGACGAGGCGATTGAACAACGTAGATTTTCCGACATTTGGCCGGCCAATTATGGCAACTAGCGGAGCTTTCATTAGTTTGATTCTAGCAAACGATGCGTATAATTAGTGAATCATGAAATTCGAACTCGATTCCGCGACCGAGATCCTGCGCCAAACGCCCGACATGCTGACGCAAATGCTCAGCGGCTTATCAACCAAATGGACAGTCACAAAAGACGACAAAACCGACTGGAGCCCGTACGACGTCGTCGGCCATTTGATCCATTGCGAAGAAACCGATTGGATACCACGGGCCGAGGTGATTCTAGCCCAAGGCGAGGATAGAACATTTCCGCCGTTCGACCGTTTTGCTCAGTTCGAAAAGTATCGCGACCAGTCGCTCCCTGAATTACTTACCGAATTCAAACGAGCAAGAACCGAAGGCCTCGCAACCCTCGCAGCTTGGAATTTAACACCGGAAAAGCTCGCCCTTCGCGGCGTGCACCCTGACCTCGGCGAGGTCACGCTCGAGCAATTGCTATCAACCTGGGTCGTCCACGATCTCGGCCATATTCGCCAGATCGTCGTCTATATGGCAAAGAAATATGAGGATGCAGTCGGGCCGTGGAAACAATTTTTGTCGATACTCAAGTAAACTAGATCAAATGCAAAATAAGCCCTTTTCGATCCGTCTAACATTATCAGCGATACTGGTCGCCTTCGCCGTCTCCGTCCCATTTTTCGCCCAGACCGACCCAAGCAAAGCAAACCTGCTTCGTGGCGAATATGGTCGTTATCGTGCAAACAACGACCTAATAAATTACAACCTATCTGTACGCATCGACCCTGTCCAAAAGACGATCAAGGGCACGAACACGATCAAGTTTAAGATGCTCAAGGACGACAATCGGATCCAACTCGATCTCTATGACAATCTGAATGTCGACAAGATCTCAATGGGCTCGAAAGCGTTGAAATACACGCGAGATCTCGGCACGGTCTACGTCGATTTCCCACAGATGCTGAAGGCGGGCAAGGTTTACTCGATCGATTTCGGTTATTCAGGAACGCCGAAAACCACGGGAAGGTTTGGCGGTTTCGTATTTGGAACCGATCCGAAAGGCCGCCCGTGGATCTTTACCGCCTGCGAAGGCGAAGGTGCGAGCATTTGGTGGCCGAACAAGGATACGTGGCACGATGAGGTAGAGAACATGAAGCTCAGCGTCGCCATCCCAAGCGATCTCGTTGACGCGTCTAATGGCCGCTTTATCGGCAAAAAAGACCTCGGCGACGGCTATACTCGTTGGGATTGGATGATCAACTATCCGATCAATAATTACAACGTCTCGGTAAACATCGGCAAATACGAGCATTTCAGCGATAAATACAAAGATCTGACGCTCGATTTTTATGCGCAGCCTGAAGATCTCGACAAAGCAAAAACGCAATTCGCTCAGGCAAAAGGCATGATCGAGGCGTTCGAACATTATTTTGGCGAATATCCATTCAAAAAGGACGGCTACAAGCTCATTCAGGTTCCTTACTCAGGAATGGAACATCAGAGCGCGGTGACGTACGGTAATTTGTTTGAAAATGGCTACCTAAAACGTGACTGGA
This sequence is a window from Acidobacteriota bacterium. Protein-coding genes within it:
- the der gene encoding ribosome biogenesis GTPase Der, producing the protein MKAPLVAIIGRPNVGKSTLFNRLVGARKAIVGDEPGITRDRMFGDVDWRAKTFRLVDTGGIVPDDEAIIPSNIFKQASFAIDESVAIIWVLDSRAGVIPLDEELGVLLRNTGKPIIIAANKCESRTVENEAGEFYQFGFEIAPISAEHGTGIGDLLDLVFDHLEFEEEVEEEKSEDIKLAIIGRPNVGKSSLLNKLLGEERVIVSPIAGTTRDSIDTHLTVDGQDYTLIDTAGIRRKGKTTEMAEKLSVIMARKSLERADVAIIVIDAVEGVTNLDANIAGYAVDSGCSVIIVVNKWDALEEKETNTIYEFERTLREAMKFLDWAPIVTTSALNGQRVAKILPLVKQANESRNQRIQTSRLNKFFEETISQPKGGGTPAPVKGGMSRLKIQFLTQAGLRPPLFILFTSGGKMGSKLHFSYLRYIENQLREEFGFFGTPIRLVERHKVKNKKD
- a CDS encoding DinB family protein; translated protein: MKFELDSATEILRQTPDMLTQMLSGLSTKWTVTKDDKTDWSPYDVVGHLIHCEETDWIPRAEVILAQGEDRTFPPFDRFAQFEKYRDQSLPELLTEFKRARTEGLATLAAWNLTPEKLALRGVHPDLGEVTLEQLLSTWVVHDLGHIRQIVVYMAKKYEDAVGPWKQFLSILK
- a CDS encoding M1 family metallopeptidase encodes the protein MQNKPFSIRLTLSAILVAFAVSVPFFAQTDPSKANLLRGEYGRYRANNDLINYNLSVRIDPVQKTIKGTNTIKFKMLKDDNRIQLDLYDNLNVDKISMGSKALKYTRDLGTVYVDFPQMLKAGKVYSIDFGYSGTPKTTGRFGGFVFGTDPKGRPWIFTACEGEGASIWWPNKDTWHDEVENMKLSVAIPSDLVDASNGRFIGKKDLGDGYTRWDWMINYPINNYNVSVNIGKYEHFSDKYKDLTLDFYAQPEDLDKAKTQFAQAKGMIEAFEHYFGEYPFKKDGYKLIQVPYSGMEHQSAVTYGNLFENGYLKRDWTGVGISPKFDFIIIHESGHEWFGNAVSAADRADMWIQEGWTTYLECLFVEYSYGHDDYMKYTNAYVKKIQNRTPIIPQRGINATPPQDMYFKGALFIHTLRNIVDDDKKWFATMKDFFQKFKYQNIMTEDVEAFFSERMGRNMKAVFDQYLRRTAVPKLELQILDFTGRMSYRWKADEPGFDMPVKVGTKNNWTVIYPTTIWKSMDTAVKLEDFQVATDLFYVEFSKVEAQTD